From a single Streptomyces sp. NBC_00377 genomic region:
- the murJ gene encoding murein biosynthesis integral membrane protein MurJ, whose protein sequence is MNAPYDGDRGQAAGRSGNPEGPPPEHGQVPPQHPADMYLQDAYDQDPYRSQDLTAQDPVAEALYDRAAHPPPPPGMQQPQQPLYGRPPQSPYAPDPHVWAQTPAPEPEGPSQYLPYGDDPRTTQFVGVDDLVTHSGEEQHQPDAFAHLFRDQQQGGSRAAEPPSVPGPASAPGGQGAVPPYQAPVPPSLAADQTMNLTATPDPAAADVPAAAAAKKGGRAAGLLKSSAVMAAGTMVSRLTGFVRSALIVSALGVGLLGDTFQVAYQLPTMIYILTVGGGLNSVFVPQLVRAMKEDEDGGEAYANRLLTLVMVALGLLTVGAIAAAPVLIRLLSDSVASDPAANEVGITFVRYFLPSIFFMGVHVVMGQILNARGKFGAMMWTPVLNNIVIIVTLGMFIWVYGTSADSGMKVTTIPPEGERLLGIGVLLGLVVQALAMIPYLRETGFRPRLRFDWKGHGLGKAATLAKWTVLFVLANQAGALVVTQLSTSAGKDSPVDGTGFAAYANAQLIWGLPQAIITVSLMAALLPRISRSAAEGDGGAVRDDISQGLRTTAVAIVPIAFGFLALGIPMCTLIFGSSGTSEATNMGFMLMAFGLGLIPYSVQYVVLRAFYAYEDTRTPFYNTVIVAAVNATASAVCYFVLPARWAVVGMAASYGLAYAIGVGVAWNRLRKRLGGDLDGSHVLRTYARLCIASVPAALISGAACYGIGHSLGQGVLGSFAALLVGGVLLFGVFFVAARRMRIEELNSLVGMVRGRLGR, encoded by the coding sequence ATGAACGCGCCGTACGACGGTGACCGCGGCCAGGCCGCGGGCCGCTCGGGCAACCCCGAGGGCCCGCCGCCCGAGCACGGCCAGGTGCCGCCGCAGCACCCGGCGGACATGTACCTCCAGGACGCCTACGACCAGGACCCCTACCGGTCCCAGGACCTCACCGCGCAGGATCCTGTCGCCGAGGCGCTCTACGACCGTGCCGCACACCCCCCACCGCCCCCGGGCATGCAGCAGCCGCAGCAGCCTCTGTACGGCCGGCCCCCGCAGTCCCCGTACGCCCCCGACCCGCATGTGTGGGCCCAGACCCCGGCGCCCGAGCCGGAGGGCCCCAGCCAGTACCTGCCGTACGGAGACGATCCCCGCACCACCCAGTTCGTGGGGGTGGACGACCTGGTGACGCACTCCGGCGAGGAACAGCACCAGCCCGACGCCTTCGCCCACCTCTTCCGGGACCAGCAGCAGGGCGGCTCCCGGGCCGCCGAGCCCCCGTCGGTACCGGGCCCCGCGTCCGCCCCGGGCGGACAGGGAGCGGTACCGCCGTACCAGGCGCCGGTACCGCCGTCGCTCGCGGCGGACCAGACCATGAACCTCACCGCCACGCCGGACCCTGCCGCGGCCGACGTTCCCGCCGCCGCTGCGGCGAAGAAGGGCGGACGGGCCGCGGGCCTGCTGAAGTCCAGCGCCGTGATGGCCGCGGGCACCATGGTGTCCCGCCTCACCGGCTTCGTCCGCTCGGCGCTGATCGTCTCGGCGCTGGGCGTCGGCCTGCTCGGCGACACCTTCCAGGTCGCCTACCAGCTGCCCACCATGATCTACATCCTGACCGTCGGCGGCGGGCTCAACTCCGTCTTCGTCCCGCAGCTCGTGCGGGCCATGAAGGAGGACGAGGACGGCGGCGAGGCCTACGCCAACCGCCTGCTCACGCTGGTCATGGTGGCGCTCGGCCTGCTCACCGTCGGCGCCATCGCCGCAGCGCCCGTCCTGATCCGCCTCCTGTCCGACTCGGTCGCCAGCGACCCGGCGGCCAACGAGGTCGGCATCACCTTCGTCCGCTACTTCCTGCCCTCGATCTTCTTCATGGGCGTCCACGTGGTGATGGGGCAGATCCTCAACGCGCGCGGGAAGTTCGGCGCGATGATGTGGACGCCGGTCCTCAACAACATCGTCATCATCGTGACGCTGGGCATGTTCATCTGGGTCTACGGCACCTCCGCCGACTCCGGCATGAAGGTCACCACGATCCCGCCGGAGGGCGAGCGGCTTCTCGGCATCGGGGTCCTGCTCGGCCTCGTCGTGCAGGCCCTCGCCATGATCCCGTATCTGCGCGAGACCGGGTTCCGGCCGCGGCTGCGCTTCGACTGGAAGGGCCACGGCCTCGGCAAGGCCGCCACCCTCGCCAAGTGGACCGTCCTCTTCGTGCTGGCCAACCAGGCCGGCGCGCTCGTCGTCACCCAGCTGTCCACCTCGGCGGGCAAGGACTCGCCGGTCGACGGCACCGGTTTCGCCGCCTACGCGAACGCCCAGCTGATCTGGGGCCTGCCGCAGGCCATCATCACCGTCTCCCTGATGGCCGCGCTTCTGCCCCGCATCTCCCGCTCGGCGGCCGAGGGCGACGGGGGCGCCGTCCGCGACGACATCTCCCAGGGCCTGCGCACCACCGCCGTCGCGATCGTCCCGATCGCCTTCGGCTTCCTCGCGCTCGGCATCCCGATGTGCACGCTGATCTTCGGCTCCTCCGGCACCAGCGAGGCCACGAACATGGGCTTCATGCTGATGGCCTTCGGTCTGGGCCTGATTCCCTACTCCGTGCAGTACGTCGTCCTGCGCGCCTTCTACGCCTACGAGGACACCCGGACCCCCTTCTACAACACCGTCATCGTGGCCGCGGTCAACGCGACCGCGTCGGCGGTCTGTTACTTCGTCCTCCCCGCCCGCTGGGCCGTGGTCGGCATGGCGGCCTCCTACGGCCTGGCGTACGCGATCGGCGTCGGTGTCGCCTGGAACAGACTGCGCAAGCGGCTCGGCGGCGACCTCGACGGCTCCCATGTCCTGCGGACCTACGCCCGGCTGTGCATCGCCTCCGTACCGGCCGCTCTCATCAGCGGCGCGGCCTGCTACGGCATCGGCCACAGCCTGGGCCAAGGCGTCCTCGGTTCCTTCGCAGCGCTGCTGGTCGGCGGGGTGCTGTTGTTCGGCGTCTTCTTCGTCGCCGCCCGCCGCATGCGCATCGAGGAGCTCAACTCGCTCGTCGGCATGGTCCGCGGACGCCTGGGTCGCTGA
- a CDS encoding DUF6049 family protein has translation MAEAADSPGMTPSPARRWLRRTGALLAGVPLLAGLLQLPAASAQAAGQTSVKDASGAGTVAVAVDSLSPGAPTEGDTLTVSGTVVNNGRQAVTGAHVGLWVGSAFSTRSAIDTAAKNAESLSGDDGSEVGGKYVAKFAKLTPGVAEHFSIAVPVDKLDLGEDGVYPLGVALSGQTSARPWEQVLGIQRTFLPWQPEEADTPTRTTVLWPLVSSVHMTAETGSNAQQTPVFLNDDLAEELAPGGRLDQLLSLGKELDVTWVIDPDLLASVDAMTGSYRIRGDGDTTTAGTHQALAKQWLAELQEAVLGKEVVALPFADPDLASLAHNGTGVAGSLSQLKAATDVAATTVETVLHVTPSTDFAWPVDGAVDPSIVKVATSAGADKVIARGDSLAETGDLTYTPSAARPIGGGTTAVVSDARLSTGFQGDLTKASTSTLAVQEFLAQSLALNLQTAKQRSVVVAPQRVPTAGQARALAAAVTMLQGGTWSQAQQLTAAAKAKPDPGATTKVPSRSAYPSSLRKQELPRSAFEQIAYTQDRLDNFKVILANEARVVTPFGRAINREMSTSWRGRRSAASSFRQSVQDYLDTLTGQVKLIDKSETKLSGRSATIPVTVQNNLVQGVDHLILRLTSTNPTRLEFSDEPYVEQRVTVSGGHSTTVKFTTSANVNGQTRVIAQLYTEDGQKYGAEVAFDVRVTEITATVMLVIGGGVLLLVLAGFRMYTQRKRAAARETAETPQDGEEGEDGADEADGPADGPEDPERRQTRPDEKSGSGAGAADPEQPSDGTPDTAVESVDPSGTGERVDR, from the coding sequence CCGAGGGCGACACGCTCACCGTCTCCGGCACGGTCGTCAACAACGGCAGGCAGGCGGTCACCGGCGCCCACGTGGGTCTGTGGGTGGGTTCCGCGTTCAGCACCCGGTCGGCGATCGACACCGCCGCCAAGAACGCGGAGTCGCTGTCCGGCGACGACGGCTCGGAGGTGGGCGGCAAGTACGTCGCCAAGTTCGCCAAGCTCACACCGGGCGTGGCGGAGCACTTCAGCATCGCCGTCCCGGTCGACAAACTCGACCTCGGCGAGGACGGCGTCTACCCGCTCGGTGTCGCCCTCTCCGGGCAGACGTCCGCACGGCCCTGGGAACAGGTGCTGGGCATCCAGCGGACCTTCCTGCCGTGGCAGCCCGAGGAGGCGGACACCCCGACCAGGACGACGGTGCTGTGGCCGCTGGTGTCCTCCGTCCACATGACGGCGGAGACCGGTTCGAACGCGCAGCAGACGCCGGTCTTCCTCAACGACGACCTGGCCGAGGAACTCGCGCCCGGCGGCCGTCTGGACCAGCTTCTGAGCCTCGGCAAGGAACTCGACGTCACCTGGGTGATCGATCCGGACCTGCTGGCGTCCGTCGACGCCATGACCGGCAGCTACCGGATCCGGGGCGACGGCGACACCACCACGGCAGGCACCCACCAGGCACTCGCCAAGCAGTGGCTCGCGGAGCTCCAGGAGGCGGTGCTCGGCAAGGAGGTCGTCGCGCTGCCCTTCGCGGACCCCGACCTGGCCTCGCTGGCCCACAACGGCACCGGCGTCGCCGGCTCGCTGAGCCAGCTCAAGGCGGCCACCGACGTCGCTGCCACCACGGTCGAGACCGTGCTCCACGTGACACCGTCCACCGACTTCGCCTGGCCGGTGGACGGCGCCGTCGACCCGTCGATCGTCAAGGTCGCCACCTCGGCCGGCGCCGACAAGGTGATCGCCCGCGGCGACAGCCTCGCGGAAACCGGCGATCTCACCTACACCCCCTCCGCCGCCCGGCCGATCGGCGGCGGCACCACGGCGGTCGTCTCGGACGCCAGGTTGTCGACGGGGTTCCAGGGCGATCTGACGAAGGCCTCCACGTCGACGCTCGCCGTGCAGGAGTTCCTCGCGCAGAGCCTGGCCCTGAACCTGCAGACCGCCAAGCAGCGCAGCGTCGTCGTCGCCCCGCAGCGCGTGCCTACGGCGGGCCAGGCCCGGGCGCTGGCGGCGGCCGTCACGATGCTCCAGGGCGGTACCTGGTCGCAGGCCCAGCAGCTCACCGCTGCCGCCAAGGCCAAACCCGACCCGGGCGCCACCACGAAGGTGCCGTCGAGGTCGGCGTACCCGTCGTCGCTGCGCAAGCAGGAGCTGCCCCGGTCGGCGTTCGAGCAGATCGCGTACACGCAGGACAGGCTCGACAACTTCAAGGTGATCCTCGCCAACGAGGCCCGGGTGGTGACCCCCTTCGGGCGTGCGATAAACCGTGAGATGTCCACGTCGTGGCGCGGCCGTCGCAGCGCCGCGAGCTCGTTCCGGCAGAGCGTGCAGGACTATCTGGACACCCTCACCGGCCAGGTCAAGCTGATCGACAAGTCGGAGACCAAACTCTCCGGGCGCAGCGCCACGATCCCGGTGACCGTGCAGAACAACCTGGTGCAGGGCGTCGACCACCTGATCCTGCGGCTCACCTCGACGAACCCGACCCGTCTCGAGTTCTCCGACGAGCCCTACGTCGAGCAGCGGGTCACGGTCTCCGGCGGGCACAGCACGACGGTGAAGTTCACCACGTCCGCCAACGTCAACGGCCAGACGAGGGTGATCGCCCAGCTGTACACCGAGGACGGCCAGAAGTACGGCGCCGAGGTGGCCTTCGACGTGCGGGTCACCGAGATCACGGCCACCGTGATGCTGGTCATCGGCGGCGGTGTCCTGCTGCTCGTGCTGGCAGGCTTCCGCATGTACACCCAGCGCAAGCGCGCCGCGGCCCGAGAGACAGCAGAGACACCACAGGACGGCGAGGAGGGCGAGGACGGCGCCGACGAGGCGGACGGACCCGCCGACGGCCCGGAGGATCCCGAGCGCCGCCAGACCCGTCCCGACGAGAAATCCGGCTCCGGAGCTGGCGCAGCCGACCCGGAGCAGCCGAGTGACGGGACACCGGACACCGCAGTGGAAAGCGTCGACCCGTCCGGCACGGGTGAGAGAGTGGACCGTTGA